In the Candidatus Izemoplasmatales bacterium genome, TCGCCGCCGTTGCGGCCGGGACGGGTCTCGATCGAGGCGACGCGTCCCTGGATCGCGAAGTTCGCCTTGCCATGCTTGTTCTTGTATTCCTCGAGCGCGATCTCGTCGATCGGGATCGCCGAAATCTTCGTGAAGTCGCCTCCGATCGGCTTGTCGGCGTAAAGCGGAACGACGTTGAAACGCGGGGAGACGACCTCGGCTTCGCTCTTGCGCACGAAGCCCTGCTCGCTCTTCACGATCTCGTCGACGATCGGTTTCTTCTCTTCGTCGACGTCGATGGCGACGCGGACGGTGAAGCCGTTCTTGGCGAGTTCGGCTTCGATGCCGTTTCTGAACATCACGGCGGAACGGGCGCCGAGTGGCGCCTTGATCCGGAGTTCGCCGCTACGGATGTCGGCGGGGTAGTCCTTCACCGGCGTCACGCGCGGGTCGGCGGCGATCATTTCGTCAAGGACGAAATCGAAGTATTCCATCACGTCGGATTCCTGATAATCGTCCAAAACGGTCTCGTAGGAGACCGATTTCACGCTCGGATAGACGGTTCCGATCCGCTTCAGGCCTTCGATCAGCTGGCGGTACCGGAGGAGCGGCACGGGCTTGGCGAAACGGAAGTGGAAATGCCATTCGTTGGAGACCGGATCGACGTCGATCGCGTCCATGGTTCCGTATTCGGCGAGCATGGGATCGTCGATGGAGAGGGCTTGAAGCAGTTTCGCGAGTCCTTCGGACATCTTGATCAGCCTCCTATTCGGTTCAATTATATCACAGGGGCATGGTCCCGGAGCCCCGGTTCAAAAAAAACGGCCTGACGGCCGTCTTTCAGAATTCCGCTTTGACCTTGCCGGCGAGGATTTCTTCGAGCGCCTGTCCGACCGGTTTGACGCATTTGTTGTCGACGGAGGAGATTCCGTCCTGCTTGATGATCTTCGCGCGTTTCGCCGAGATGTAGGCGAGCTTGTATTTCGAATCGACGACTTCGAGAAGATCGTCGATCGACGGATATCTGAGACCGTCGGTGTTCCTGGTAGCCATGCTTATTCCGTACCCTCCATGAGTTTGTTGTATTTGGTGATCGAACGCTCGGTGCGGGCGTGCTCGGCGCGGATGATCGCGTAGATGCGGTCGGCTGCGTTGTAGACTTCGTCGTTCACGACGATGTAGTCGTACTTGTACGCCAGGTTGTATTCCCTGTTCGCCTTCGTGAGGCGTTCCTGGATCTTCGCGGAATCTTCCGTGCCACGGCTCTTAAGGCGGTCTTCGAGCGCCTTCCGACTCGGCGGAACGATGAAGACGAAGACGGCGTCGGGCATCTTGTCGCGGACCTGGAGCGCGCCCTGGACCTCGATCTCGATGATGACTTCGTTGCCGGCTCCAAGCTGTCTCTCGATGTAATCGAGCGGCGTGCCGTAGTATTCGCCGACGAATTCCGCCCATTCGAGGAACTTGCCCTCTTCGATGTTCTTCTTGAACTGCTCGCGGGAGACGAAGAAATAGTCGACGCCGTCGACTTCGCCCGGACGCGGCTTGCGCGTCGTCATCGAGACGGAATAGACGAAGTTGTTGTCCGGGATGTTAAATAGGGCCTTTCGGATCGTGCCCTTGCCAACTCCGGACGGACCGCTGATGACGACCAGCAATCCCCGTTCGTTCAGTTTCATCGGCGTTCCCCCCGTCGAAGCGGCCTTGCGACCGGCTTATCATTTATGATACCACACTTCCGGTCGGATGTAAATTTTTTCTATGCGCATTTGTATGCTATAATGTGGGAGGTGATCAAGCATGAGCATGGACGGACGCTTCATCGACGCCCTCGCGAAGGAACTGAACCGCGAGCTGGCCGACGCCCGAATCAACAAAATCTACCAGCTGTCGCGCGCCGACTTCCTCTTCAACATCCGCGCTCTCGGCAAGAACAGCGGACTCTACCTGTCGCTTTCGCCACAGGCCGCCCGCCTTCATCTGACGGACGCCGATTTCGACCGACCGGCGGCGCCGTCCGGTTTCTGCATGCTCCTTCGCAAGCATCTCGAGAGCGGCACGATCCGGCGCGTCGAATGCCTGAACAACGACCGCATCATCCGTCTTTCCATCGAGAACAACAACGAGTTCGGCGAACGCGTCCTCGTCGGCGTCGTCGTCGAACTGATGGGCAAGCACGCCAACATGGCCGTCGTCGAACAGGACGGCACGATCATCGACGCCTACAAACGGGTCAGTCCCTTTGAAGAACGTGATCGCACCTTCCTGCGCGGATTCAAGTACGAGATCCCCGAAGACGGGAAGATCGACCCGCTCGATCTGGGTCGCGTCGCCGCCTTCTTCGAAAGTCGTTCCGATCTCGACGCCGCGGCGGTCGTCGCCGCCATCCGCGGCTTCTCCCCCCTCTCCGCCGAATACCTCCTGAAACGGGCGTTCAATCGTCCCGTGATACTTCTCGACGTCTACGGGGAATTTCTCGCCATGCCCGCAGATCCCGTCTCGACAATCGTTTCCGGGAAGCGCCGGTTCTACTGGTTCGACCTCTTCGACGAACCCGAAAAGCGCCATTTCGAGACCCTTTCCGCCCTTATCGACGATTTCTACCTCGAGTCCGGTAGACAGGATCGGACCATCCAGGCGGCAAAACGCGTCTTTCAACTGGTCCGCCGGGAATCCGATCGCGCGAAATCGAAACGCGAGAAGCTCGAGGCCGAACTCGCCTCCGCCCGCGACGCCGGGCGTCACCGTGTCGCCGCCGACCTGATCATCCAGCATTCCCCCGATCTGAAGAAAGGCGACGATCGTCTCGAGGCCGTCTCCTACGACGACGGTTCCACGATGACCATTCCGCTCGATCGGCTGCTCGAACCGATGGAAAACGCCGAAGCCTATTTCCGCAAGTACAAGAAGGCGAAGCAGGCGGTCGCCCACATCGAATCCCAGCTCGACCTCACGGACATGGAGATCCGTTACTTCGACCTGCTTTCCACGCAGCTCGAGACCGCCACCCTCGCCGACCTCGTCGAAATCGCCGAGGAACTGAAGGCCAACGGCTATCTCCGCGAGAAACCCGCGAAGACGAAACAACCTGCGACCCCCGCCTACGAGACGTTCCGCTCGCCGGACGGCATCGAGATCGTCGTCGGGAAGAACAACATCCAGAACGACTACGTCACGAACCGATTGGCGAAACCGGCGGAATGGTGGTTCCACGTCAAGGACATCCCCGGCGGCCACGTGCTCGTCCGTGCGCCCGGGCCGCTGTCGGAAGCGACGATCCGCTGCGCCGCCAATCTCGCGGCTTATCATTCGCAGGCGCGCCATTCCTCGAGCGTTCCCGTCGACTACACCCTCGTCCGTAACGTCAGGAAGATCCCCGGCATGCTCGGATCGTTCGTGACGATCACGGGACAGAGGACGATCTACATCGACCCTGACGGCGCGGCCGTCGAATCGTGCCGCATCGGTAAAAAACGCTGAAATCAAAACAGCACCCCTCGAAGGGATGCTGTTTTTTTAGTGTGCGGATTGGTGGACCATATCCAGAAAATAGCGATGCACGGAGGGGTCGTCGGTCAACTCCGGATGGAATGCCGTACCCAGCTGGACACCTTCGCGGACGGCGACGATCTTTCCGTCCACACGTGCGAGAACGCGCGTACCGCCGTCGAACTCTTCAACATAGGGGGCGCGGATGAACACCATCGGGATCGTCCCGACCTCCGCCATCGTGTCGACCGTCTTGAAACTTCCGAGCTGGCGTCCGTAGGCGTTGCGGACGATCGTCACGTCCATCGTCGCGAAATGGGCGCGGGCGTCGTTGTCGATCTTCTTCGCGAGCAGGATCAGGCCGGCGCATGTCCCGAAGGTCGGGAGCCCGCCCGCGATCAGATCGCGGAGCGGTTCGAACAGCCCCTCTTCACGCAGCAGTTTGCCCATCGTCGTCGATTCGCCGCCGGGTAGGATCAGACCGTCCATCGGCCTCAGGTCCTTCAAGTTGCGGATTTCGAAATGCTCCACTTCAAGGCGGTCGAGCATCTGCGCATGCTCGAGAAAGGCGCCCTGGAGCGCCAAAATGCCGATCAGCATGGGCCTTATTTACCCCGCTCCGCCATCAGAAGGTCGATTTCGCCCTCGTTGATGCCGACCATCGCGCCGCCGAGATCCTCGGAGACCGCGGCCAGAACCTTGGAGTCGTTGTAGTTCGTGACGGCCTTGACGATCGCCGCCGCGCGTTTCGCCGGATTGCCGGACTTGAAGATGCCGGAACCGACGAACACGCCTTCGGCACCGAGCTGCATCATCAGCGCCGCGTCGGCGGGCGTGGCGACACCGCCGGCGGCGAAGTTCACGACCGGGAGCTTCCCGTCGTCGTGGACACGCTTCACGAGTTCGTACGGAACCATCCATTCCTTCGCGGCCTGGTAGAGTTCGTCCTCGCGCATCGACAGCAACCTCCGGATCTCGCTTTGGATGAGCCGCATGTGGCGGACCGCCTGAACGATGTCGCCGGTGCCCGGTTCGCCCTTCGTACGGAGCATCGATGCTCCCTCCTGAATGCGGCGGAGCGCTTCGCCGAGGTCGCGGCAGCCGCAGACGAACGGGACGTTGAACTTCGTCTTGTCGATGTGGAACTTGTCGTCCGCGGGCGAGAGCACCTCGCTCTCGTCGATGTAGTCGATCTCGAGCGCCTCGAGGATCTGGGCTTCGACGAAATGGCCGATGCGGACCTTCGCCATCACCGGGATCGAAACGGCCGCCTGGATTTCCTTGATCAGCTTGGGATCGCTCATGCGCGACACCCCGCCGGCGGCGCGGATGTCGGCCGGAATGCGTTCGAGCGCCATCACGGCGCAGGCGCC is a window encoding:
- the gmk gene encoding guanylate kinase, producing the protein MKLNERGLLVVISGPSGVGKGTIRKALFNIPDNNFVYSVSMTTRKPRPGEVDGVDYFFVSREQFKKNIEEGKFLEWAEFVGEYYGTPLDYIERQLGAGNEVIIEIEVQGALQVRDKMPDAVFVFIVPPSRKALEDRLKSRGTEDSAKIQERLTKANREYNLAYKYDYIVVNDEVYNAADRIYAIIRAEHARTERSITKYNKLMEGTE
- the pdxT gene encoding pyridoxal 5'-phosphate synthase glutaminase subunit PdxT, with product MLIGILALQGAFLEHAQMLDRLEVEHFEIRNLKDLRPMDGLILPGGESTTMGKLLREEGLFEPLRDLIAGGLPTFGTCAGLILLAKKIDNDARAHFATMDVTIVRNAYGRQLGSFKTVDTMAEVGTIPMVFIRAPYVEEFDGGTRVLARVDGKIVAVREGVQLGTAFHPELTDDPSVHRYFLDMVHQSAH
- the pdxS gene encoding pyridoxal 5'-phosphate synthase lyase subunit PdxS, giving the protein MMNERYELNKQLAQMLKGGVIMDVTTAEQARIAEAAGACAVMALERIPADIRAAGGVSRMSDPKLIKEIQAAVSIPVMAKVRIGHFVEAQILEALEIDYIDESEVLSPADDKFHIDKTKFNVPFVCGCRDLGEALRRIQEGASMLRTKGEPGTGDIVQAVRHMRLIQSEIRRLLSMREDELYQAAKEWMVPYELVKRVHDDGKLPVVNFAAGGVATPADAALMMQLGAEGVFVGSGIFKSGNPAKRAAAIVKAVTNYNDSKVLAAVSEDLGGAMVGINEGEIDLLMAERGK
- a CDS encoding NFACT family protein is translated as MSMDGRFIDALAKELNRELADARINKIYQLSRADFLFNIRALGKNSGLYLSLSPQAARLHLTDADFDRPAAPSGFCMLLRKHLESGTIRRVECLNNDRIIRLSIENNNEFGERVLVGVVVELMGKHANMAVVEQDGTIIDAYKRVSPFEERDRTFLRGFKYEIPEDGKIDPLDLGRVAAFFESRSDLDAAAVVAAIRGFSPLSAEYLLKRAFNRPVILLDVYGEFLAMPADPVSTIVSGKRRFYWFDLFDEPEKRHFETLSALIDDFYLESGRQDRTIQAAKRVFQLVRRESDRAKSKREKLEAELASARDAGRHRVAADLIIQHSPDLKKGDDRLEAVSYDDGSTMTIPLDRLLEPMENAEAYFRKYKKAKQAVAHIESQLDLTDMEIRYFDLLSTQLETATLADLVEIAEELKANGYLREKPAKTKQPATPAYETFRSPDGIEIVVGKNNIQNDYVTNRLAKPAEWWFHVKDIPGGHVLVRAPGPLSEATIRCAANLAAYHSQARHSSSVPVDYTLVRNVRKIPGMLGSFVTITGQRTIYIDPDGAAVESCRIGKKR
- the rpoZ gene encoding DNA-directed RNA polymerase subunit omega, with translation MATRNTDGLRYPSIDDLLEVVDSKYKLAYISAKRAKIIKQDGISSVDNKCVKPVGQALEEILAGKVKAEF